The Shewanella japonica genome has a window encoding:
- a CDS encoding HD-GYP domain-containing protein, with translation MEKQTILVVDDTPANIDVLAGVLKADYHIKIAKNGEQALKIARAIPLDLILLDIMMPGIDGYEVCQELKADERTHHIPVIFVTAKISADDEIKGLNIGAADYITKPFNPPIVQRRVQTQLALTDQNRMLAIKVQQKTAEIAQNQLDVIRKLGRAAEYKDNETGMHVIRMSYYTHILALAAGINEADAEVLMHAAPMHDVGKIGVSDAILKKPGKLTAEEFDEMKHHCVIGAEILGDNDSPLLKIAQEVALTHHEKWDGTGYPNGLKGEEIPLYGRIVAVADVFDALTSERPYKKPWSVEEAVALLEREAGSHFEPKLVQLFVENIEQIVEIKAKFRDEG, from the coding sequence ATGGAAAAACAAACGATATTGGTGGTAGACGATACTCCAGCAAATATTGATGTTCTCGCGGGTGTGCTGAAGGCTGATTATCATATCAAAATCGCAAAAAATGGTGAGCAAGCGCTGAAGATTGCTAGAGCGATTCCGTTGGATTTAATTTTACTCGACATAATGATGCCGGGAATAGATGGCTATGAGGTCTGTCAGGAATTAAAAGCGGATGAAAGAACTCACCATATACCTGTCATTTTTGTTACTGCGAAAATTTCAGCAGATGATGAAATTAAAGGACTAAATATTGGCGCCGCTGATTATATTACCAAACCGTTTAATCCTCCTATTGTTCAACGTCGCGTGCAGACTCAGTTAGCGCTGACAGATCAAAATCGTATGCTGGCGATAAAAGTGCAGCAAAAAACGGCTGAAATTGCGCAAAATCAACTCGATGTTATTAGAAAGCTTGGCCGAGCGGCTGAATACAAAGACAATGAAACAGGAATGCATGTTATTCGTATGAGCTACTACACGCATATTTTGGCGTTAGCAGCGGGTATCAATGAAGCAGATGCAGAAGTATTAATGCATGCAGCACCTATGCATGATGTTGGCAAAATTGGCGTCTCAGATGCCATTTTAAAAAAGCCTGGCAAATTAACCGCTGAAGAATTTGATGAAATGAAACATCATTGTGTCATTGGAGCTGAAATACTTGGCGATAATGATTCACCTCTTTTAAAAATCGCACAAGAGGTGGCATTGACTCATCATGAAAAGTGGGACGGAACAGGTTATCCCAATGGACTGAAAGGTGAAGAAATTCCACTTTATGGCCGGATTGTGGCTGTGGCAGATGTATTTGATGCTTTGACCAGTGAGCGCCCTTATAAAAAACCTTGGTCAGTTGAGGAAGCTGTAGCATTACTTGAACGAGAAGCGGGCAGTCACTTTGAGCCTAAATTAGTGCAATTGTTTGTTGAAAATATTGAGCAAATTGTAGAAATTAAGGCTAAATTTAGAGATGAAGGTTAA
- a CDS encoding response regulator — translation MEINAFLMLASVGLLIFLGWLFLRLRTEANEDITRFFSNDKNRLYIGLIVCSFLALMTTIANIGLNIAYKHDIEKSSEALESVALTTDAALSSWVKGWEDRVNAVATNPLLLKRAIKLENIGADKEELLDSEHLIWSRDAYERYSDSFGSLGFFIISLDGKNLASSRDANLGLTNIVKRIYPNLFNEAISGKVVITPPMRSDVPLLNPLGITRSDTPTMFVLSPIIQDNGDITAVLSLRIDPYLEFANLTQSGAVGDTGESYFVDHKGRMLSHSRHEDRLVSLGLLEPGQMSVLNLYVTNPQRELTPDEPAAESHNERRLTYAAEQVSSQNNGNSFKSYRNYLGVEVIGAWKWGERYGFGIVTEMSIDEASSNFQYFKNIIITLICIIALSCLLLTSASLWLSRHVLQRLQINNEKLEKTISIRTKDLQERENRLWDLYENSPVAYATLDKNGNFTKHNKQFAEITGHDREAFATLQWMDVLATDDGEGKQIFESALQGEGTSDARLYLHTHSSGALAVSLSVRTEFHPDGSLAEIRLAILDVNEQETVRAEMLKNQQQYQTLVENIQGAVFRCNYVDLKKNNFTVFYISPNFEHITGYPVSDFIGKNPVRRFVDLAVGNDGEGFFEKVREAALQNGKVLLDMRIMNRSGELRYVQIMAKFELTDNEQECYFDGTVFDITEQKLAENLLLDSEEKLEVAAKSAQMGMWDFYPNQNRVVVNRMYSEMLGYRQLDVCANEDKWSPLKNGVDTFASLVHPDDEADIFDAKSIVEHDPNQIVRQEFRLLRQDGSYDWILSIGQTSEFDDKGMPERISGVHINVNAAKELERELADAIAEADNANKAKGDFLANMSHEIRTPMNAIIGMSHLALETELTRQQRNYIEKTNNSAQSLLGIINDILDFSKIEAGKLDIENIDLSIDDLLNNVSNLIGIKVAEKGLELLFDIDDKIPENLLGDPLRVGQVLINLANNAVKFTDNGNIIISVMLDKLTSTQAYLTFSVKDSGIGMSLEQQSRLFNAFSQADASTTRKYGGTGLGLAICKNLAELMGGSITLSSEVGVGSTFNLSTPFDLNPIASSPRNANHHVSFAGKSVLLVDDNQAAREVLSSLLMRAGMKVKALESGQAAIDLINAGERPDVAIVDWQMPEVSGLDVARFIGELEPEIKPKLIMITAYGKEDLLMSASDVHFDSILTKPQTQTNLVKTLSYVLSDASPYAADTTSKSELTQALTDLAGASVLIAEDNDLNQELIEELLNSKQIITTLAQNGQEALDLAAKENFDGILMDCQMPVMDGYTAASKLRAIPDNANLPIIAMTANAMAGDREKAIASGMNDHIPKPIDVEAMFITMAKWISPANPVDVNSLTLDKNNDHDFVNQFKSINAAQGLQRTQGDVALYRKLLAKFVAGQSGFVGAFTRAIAINDETLAMRLVHTLKGVAGMIGAEHVAELAAKLEQELAESNVKTVLILEKALSEVCTEINNSMPTLSAQQNSLTLDKPLAIKTLSALITMLESFDMEATEYLDDHGDCLNVEPLLHNYKLLEKQLSEYELDTAMEIAKQMIEQLNQLDS, via the coding sequence TGAAGCATTAGAGTCTGTAGCCTTAACGACGGATGCAGCTTTGTCGTCATGGGTAAAAGGTTGGGAAGATCGTGTAAATGCGGTTGCGACAAACCCTTTGTTATTAAAGCGAGCCATTAAACTAGAAAATATTGGCGCAGATAAAGAAGAGTTACTAGACAGTGAGCACTTAATTTGGTCTAGGGATGCATATGAACGTTACAGTGACTCTTTTGGTTCATTAGGTTTTTTTATTATTAGCTTAGATGGTAAAAATCTCGCGTCTAGCCGAGATGCAAACCTTGGTTTAACTAACATTGTAAAACGTATCTATCCTAATTTATTTAATGAAGCGATAAGCGGTAAAGTCGTCATAACCCCACCAATGCGCTCAGATGTTCCCTTGTTAAATCCCTTGGGGATTACCCGTTCAGATACTCCAACCATGTTTGTACTCAGCCCAATTATTCAAGATAACGGTGATATTACAGCAGTGTTATCGTTACGAATTGATCCATATTTAGAGTTCGCAAACTTAACCCAAAGTGGTGCTGTGGGCGATACTGGCGAGTCATACTTTGTTGATCACAAGGGCAGGATGTTATCTCACAGTCGCCATGAAGATAGATTAGTTTCGCTTGGGTTATTAGAGCCTGGTCAAATGTCAGTACTTAATCTTTATGTCACTAACCCTCAGCGAGAGTTAACGCCAGATGAACCCGCCGCCGAAAGTCATAATGAAAGACGTTTAACCTATGCTGCTGAGCAAGTGAGTTCGCAAAATAACGGTAACTCTTTTAAAAGTTATCGAAATTATTTAGGTGTCGAAGTTATCGGTGCCTGGAAGTGGGGTGAGCGATACGGTTTCGGCATTGTGACAGAAATGAGTATTGACGAAGCGAGCAGTAATTTTCAATATTTCAAAAATATCATTATTACCCTAATTTGTATTATTGCTTTGTCCTGTTTATTGCTCACGTCTGCCAGTTTGTGGCTGAGTCGTCATGTATTGCAGCGATTGCAAATCAATAATGAAAAATTAGAAAAAACCATTTCGATTAGAACCAAAGATCTGCAAGAACGTGAAAATAGGTTATGGGATTTATATGAAAACTCGCCTGTAGCTTATGCCACCTTAGATAAAAATGGCAATTTTACCAAGCATAACAAGCAGTTTGCTGAAATAACCGGTCATGACCGTGAAGCATTTGCGACATTGCAATGGATGGATGTATTAGCAACAGATGATGGTGAGGGTAAACAGATTTTTGAATCGGCATTACAAGGTGAAGGTACCTCAGATGCGAGATTGTATTTACACACTCACTCAAGTGGCGCGTTAGCGGTGTCATTATCGGTACGAACCGAGTTTCATCCCGATGGGAGTCTAGCTGAGATCCGTTTAGCGATACTCGATGTCAACGAACAAGAGACTGTTAGGGCTGAAATGCTGAAGAATCAGCAGCAATATCAGACCTTAGTTGAGAATATACAAGGAGCAGTATTTCGTTGTAATTACGTCGATTTGAAGAAAAATAACTTTACCGTTTTTTATATTAGCCCGAATTTTGAACATATTACCGGTTATCCAGTGAGTGACTTTATTGGTAAGAACCCTGTAAGGCGTTTCGTTGATTTGGCAGTAGGGAACGACGGCGAAGGTTTTTTTGAAAAGGTTCGCGAAGCTGCATTACAAAACGGCAAAGTATTACTCGATATGCGGATTATGAATCGCTCTGGCGAGTTACGTTATGTCCAGATTATGGCGAAATTCGAATTAACTGATAATGAGCAAGAATGCTATTTCGACGGTACAGTATTTGATATTACTGAACAAAAATTAGCTGAAAACTTATTACTTGATTCAGAAGAGAAGCTTGAAGTCGCAGCAAAAAGTGCTCAGATGGGAATGTGGGATTTTTATCCGAATCAAAATCGTGTTGTCGTTAATCGAATGTACAGCGAAATGCTGGGGTATCGACAACTCGATGTTTGCGCCAACGAAGATAAATGGTCGCCATTAAAAAATGGTGTAGATACATTTGCATCGCTAGTTCACCCCGATGATGAAGCTGATATTTTTGACGCTAAATCCATTGTTGAACACGACCCAAATCAGATTGTCCGTCAGGAATTCAGGTTGCTTCGACAAGACGGTAGCTATGACTGGATTTTAAGTATCGGTCAGACGTCAGAATTTGATGACAAAGGCATGCCTGAACGTATTAGTGGAGTACATATTAATGTTAACGCTGCAAAAGAATTGGAGCGTGAGTTAGCGGACGCCATTGCTGAGGCTGACAATGCTAATAAAGCAAAAGGTGATTTCTTAGCGAACATGAGTCATGAAATTCGTACGCCGATGAATGCGATTATTGGTATGTCTCACTTAGCGCTTGAAACAGAGTTAACCCGTCAGCAACGTAACTATATTGAAAAAACCAATAACTCAGCCCAATCATTATTGGGCATTATTAACGATATTCTTGATTTTTCTAAGATTGAAGCTGGCAAGTTAGATATTGAAAATATTGACCTAAGTATTGATGACTTACTTAATAATGTGAGTAATTTAATTGGTATAAAGGTGGCAGAGAAAGGACTAGAGCTGCTATTTGATATTGATGACAAGATCCCTGAAAACTTACTTGGCGATCCCTTACGAGTTGGCCAAGTATTAATTAATTTAGCCAATAATGCAGTTAAATTTACAGACAATGGCAATATCATTATCTCGGTGATGTTAGACAAGCTCACGTCAACTCAAGCTTATTTAACATTCTCTGTGAAAGACTCTGGTATTGGTATGAGCCTTGAGCAGCAATCGAGATTATTTAATGCCTTTTCACAAGCAGATGCTTCAACAACACGAAAATATGGCGGCACAGGTTTAGGTTTAGCCATATGTAAAAATCTAGCTGAATTGATGGGCGGCAGCATCACATTAAGTAGTGAAGTAGGGGTTGGGAGTACGTTCAATCTTTCTACTCCTTTTGATTTAAACCCAATTGCCTCTTCTCCTCGAAATGCAAATCATCATGTAAGTTTTGCAGGGAAGTCAGTATTGTTAGTCGATGACAATCAAGCTGCCCGTGAAGTGTTATCAAGCTTGTTGATGAGAGCGGGCATGAAAGTAAAAGCGCTTGAATCAGGCCAGGCAGCAATAGATTTAATTAATGCAGGTGAGCGGCCAGATGTGGCGATCGTCGATTGGCAAATGCCCGAAGTCAGTGGCTTAGATGTCGCACGCTTTATTGGTGAGCTTGAGCCTGAGATAAAGCCTAAGCTCATTATGATTACTGCATACGGCAAAGAAGACTTACTCATGAGTGCATCTGATGTGCACTTTGATAGTATTTTAACTAAGCCACAAACTCAGACTAATTTGGTGAAAACCTTATCTTACGTTCTGTCAGATGCTAGCCCTTATGCCGCAGATACCACCTCTAAAAGCGAATTAACACAAGCTTTAACTGATTTGGCTGGTGCCAGTGTGTTAATCGCTGAAGATAACGATTTGAATCAAGAATTGATTGAAGAACTATTAAACAGCAAACAAATTATCACCACGTTAGCTCAAAATGGGCAAGAAGCACTGGATTTGGCAGCCAAAGAAAATTTTGACGGTATTCTAATGGACTGCCAAATGCCTGTAATGGATGGGTATACAGCGGCATCAAAATTACGAGCCATTCCTGACAATGCTAATTTACCGATAATTGCGATGACTGCAAATGCTATGGCTGGCGATAGAGAAAAAGCCATAGCCTCTGGCATGAATGATCATATCCCTAAACCTATTGATGTAGAAGCAATGTTTATCACAATGGCTAAATGGATATCACCAGCAAATCCTGTTGATGTGAATAGCCTGACACTTGATAAAAATAACGATCATGATTTTGTTAATCAATTTAAATCGATAAATGCAGCGCAAGGTCTGCAAAGAACGCAAGGCGATGTAGCGCTTTACCGTAAACTGTTGGCAAAATTTGTTGCTGGGCAATCGGGTTTTGTGGGGGCTTTCACCCGTGCGATAGCAATTAACGATGAGACGTTAGCAATGCGACTTGTGCACACTTTAAAAGGTGTTGCAGGAATGATTGGCGCTGAACACGTAGCAGAATTAGCCGCTAAGCTTGAGCAAGAGTTAGCAGAGAGTAATGTTAAGACTGTTCTTATATTGGAAAAAGCGCTTAGTGAAGTATGCACAGAGATTAATAACTCAATGCCGACATTATCAGCTCAACAAAATAGTCTAACCTTAGATAAACCATTAGCGATTAAAACCTTATCAGCACTGATTACGATGCTTGAAAGCTTTGATATGGAAGCAACTGAGTATTTAGACGACCACGGTGATTGCTTGAATGTCGAGCCATTACTTCATAATTATAAATTATTAGAAAAGCAGTTAAGCGAATATGAATTAGATACGGCTATGGAAATAGCTAAGCAAATGATTGAGCAATTAAATCAACTTGATTCTTAG
- the uvrY gene encoding UvrY/SirA/GacA family response regulator transcription factor: MISVYLVDDHELVRTGIRRLLEDERGIKVVGEAPDGETVVQWSRQNEADVILMDMNMPGMGGLEATRKILRYQPEAKIIVLTVQTEDPFPTKVMQAGASGYLTKGSTSPEVLRAIQQVSRGQRYLSPEIAQQMALSQFSHSDENPFSSLSERELQIMLMITNGEKVNDISEKLNLSPKTVNSYRYRLFAKLDIGGDVELTRLAIRYKMLDASSF; encoded by the coding sequence TTGATTTCAGTATATTTAGTTGATGATCATGAGTTAGTTAGAACCGGTATTCGTCGCTTACTAGAAGATGAGCGAGGTATTAAAGTTGTTGGGGAAGCCCCAGACGGAGAGACTGTTGTGCAATGGTCGCGTCAAAACGAAGCTGACGTAATCTTGATGGATATGAATATGCCGGGTATGGGTGGATTAGAAGCCACACGTAAGATTTTGCGATATCAACCTGAAGCTAAAATCATTGTTTTAACGGTCCAAACAGAAGACCCATTTCCAACTAAAGTTATGCAAGCTGGCGCATCGGGTTATTTAACCAAAGGTTCCACTTCACCTGAAGTATTACGTGCTATCCAGCAAGTTTCTCGTGGCCAACGTTATTTATCACCAGAAATTGCCCAGCAAATGGCATTGAGTCAATTTAGCCATTCAGATGAGAATCCATTTAGCAGCTTGTCTGAACGTGAGCTGCAAATCATGCTGATGATCACCAATGGTGAAAAAGTAAATGATATTTCTGAGAAACTCAATTTAAGCCCTAAAACAGTTAACAGCTATCGCTACCGTTTGTTTGCTAAGTTAGATATCGGTGGTGATGTGGAGTTGACCCGTCTCGCAATTCGCTACAAAATGCTCGATGCCAGTTCTTTTTAA